One Paramisgurnus dabryanus chromosome 9, PD_genome_1.1, whole genome shotgun sequence DNA segment encodes these proteins:
- the LOC135752862 gene encoding zinc finger BED domain-containing protein 4-like, producing the protein MSAVWSYFTVKDEKNKAECNQCKVSVLRGGCGRNLNTTNLIKHLQKHHVKQYEEFKQTTSAKKKSVPQQQQQTLREAIEKREKLAPESNKAKLITEKVTEFIVLDDQPLSVVENVGFRRLMECLEPRYIMPSRYYISDTAVPSKYKQVCEFISKCLENAATISFTTDIGSSDVCPMSLLSLTAQWIDSNFELKKAVLHAKHFRGSHTGESIAAAMEMMLNTWKIDKSKVHVVLRDNATNVIKAMNCLGVPSLGCFAHTLQLIVNEGLLSQRSVSDTVAIGRKIVGHFKHSPLAYSHLEDIQLELNMQPKRLQQDVRTRWNSTYYMVESLIAQKRALCAYTAEYDLPYTLIATQWGLLEKIITVLAPFEELTKEVSSSSAFASDVIPSVSVLKRILTQQNEADEGIKTMKSTLLEAVNRRFRDVESTPLYSVATLLDPRYKDRYFTNAESSRHAKDALLVQARKMEEVLGRTVSDASQAAEGTSSELAAPEPAKISRVEATSKSRLGNMFKEILEESTVESVPQSTTTNACIEIQTYLIKPTIQRSDNALLYWKVNKLRFPCLAATATKFLSAPSTSVESERLFSSASIIIDERRNSLSAEKAEMLIFLKKNLPTMFK; encoded by the exons ATGTCCGCAGTTTGGAGTTATTTCACAGTCAAGGACGAAAAAAACAAAGCCGAGTGCAACCAATGTAAAGTAAGCGTTTTGAGAGGTGGCTGTGGTAGAAACTTAAACACAACTAACTTGATAAAACACTTGCAGAAACATCACGTGAAGCAGTATGAGgaatttaaacagacaactagTGCAAAGAAGAAAAGTGTTCCGCAACAGCAACAACAAACTTTGCGCGAAGCCATTGAGAAGCGTGAGAAACTTGCACCTGAAAGCAACAAAGCAAAGCTCATAACGGAGAAAGTGACTGAGTTCATTGTGCTGGATGACCAACCACTTTCTGTTGTCGAGAATGTTGGTTTTCGACGTTTAATGGAGTGTTTGGAGCCTCGCTACATAATGCCAAGCCGATATTATATCTCCGACACGGCTGTGCCAAGTAAGTACAAGCAAGTGTGTGAATTCATTTCGAAATGTTTGGAAAATGCCGCGACAATTAGTTTCACAACTGACATTGGGAGCTCAGATGTGTGTCCTATGTCATTACTAAGCCTGACTGCACAGTGGATAGACTCGAACTTTGAATTAAAAAAAGCAGTTCTGCATGCTAAACACTTTCGTGGATCACACACAGGAGAATCTATTGCTGCAGCAATGGAGATGATGTTAAACACATGGAAAATAGATAAAAGTAAAGTCCATGTCGTTTTAAGAGACAATGCTACCAATGTAATTAAAGCAATGAATTGCCTTGGAGTTCCCAGTTTGGGATGCTTTGCTCATACCCTACAACTTATTGTGAACGAGGGGCTGCTTTCACAGCGCAGTGTAAGCGATACAGTGGCTATTGGCAGAAAAATTGTGGGTCACTTCAAGCACTCACCACTTGCCTATTCGCACTTGGAAGACATTCAGTTGGAACTGAATATGCAGCCCAAGCGTTTGCAACAAGATGTACGAACGAGGTGGAACAGCACTTACTATATGGTTGAGAGCCTCATTGCACAGAAAAGGGCCCTTTGTGCGTATACAGCAGAATATGACCTGCCCTACACATTGATTGCAACCCAGTGGGGGCTACTTGAAAAGATCATCACAGTTCTAGCACCATTTGAAGAGCTAACAAAAGAGGTGAGCTCTTCATCTGCCTTTGCGTCTGATGTCATTCCCAGTGTCAGTGTCCTTAAACGCATTCTCACACAACAAAATGAGGCAGACGAGGGAATTAAAACCATGAAGAGCACCCTCCTTGAAGCTGTAAACAGACGGTTCAGAGACGTGGAATCTACACCACTCTACTCGGTTGCAACGCTACTGGATCCTAGATATAAAGACAG GTACTTTACAAATGCAGAAAGCTCAAGACATGCAAAGGATGCATTATTGGTACAGGCAAGGAAGATGGAGGAAGTGCTGGGGAGGACTGTATCAGATGCCTCACAGGCAGCAGAGGGGACCTCATCTGAATTGGCAGCTCCAGAGCCAGCAAAGATTTCACGGGTGGAGGCTACAAGCAAGAGCAGACTTGGAAACATGTTTAAAGAAATCTTGGAAGAAAGCACAGTAGAATCAGTTCCTCAGTCAACCACcacaaatgcatgcattgaaattCAAACCTACCTCATCAAACCAACTATTCAGCGTTCAGATAATGCACTGCTGTACTGGAAAGTGAACAAACTTAGATTCCCCTGTCTGGCAGCCACAGCAACTAAATTCCTTTCTGCGCCTTCCACAAGTGTGGAGAGCGAGCGACTGTTTAGCTCAGCCTCCATTATTATTGATGAAAGGAGGAACAGCCTCTCAGCTGAGAAAGCTGAAATGCTAATTTTTCTTAAGAAGAATTT